A single genomic interval of Lathyrus oleraceus cultivar Zhongwan6 chromosome 7, CAAS_Psat_ZW6_1.0, whole genome shotgun sequence harbors:
- the LOC127102292 gene encoding uncharacterized mitochondrial protein AtMg00810-like: MQSKFDALIRNKMWDLVPRPCDANLIRCMWIFRHKEISDGSFERYKARLVGDGKSQVAVSRHPDGIFLSQSTYASEIIERVGMAFCKPSTTPVDTKQKLSTSSGTSYEDPSLYRSLVGALQYLTFTRPDISYDVQQVCLHMHAPRTEHMLALKRILCHVQGTLHFGLHLSPSYITKIISYTDADWGGCPNTDVLTSGYCVFLGDNLISWSSKRWLTKCYILMYIDSIQINEKDTISIILQARLRPNGYYVSDASRLVTERIDSLVNSAREVLSN; encoded by the exons ATGCAATCTAAATTTGATGCGCTTATTCGAAATAAGATGTGGGATTTAGTTCCTCGTCCTTGTGATGCTAATCTTATTCGATGTATGTGGATTTTTAGGCATAAGGAAATTTCTGATGGCTCCTTTGAGCGTTATAAGGCTCGTCTTGTAGGTGATGGCAAGTCACAGGTTGCAG TATCTCGTCATCCTGATGGTATATTTCTCAGTCAAAGCACTTATGCATCAGAGATCATTGAACGTGTTGGCATGGCATTTTGTAAACCATCAACCACTCCTGTTGACACCAAGCAGAAACTCAGCACCTCCTCTGGCACTTCTTATGAGGATCCCTCCTTGTATCGGAGTCTTGTAGGGGCCCTACAATATCTCACCTTCACTCGACCTGATATATCATATGATGTTCAACAAGTTTGTCTTCACATGCATGCCCCTCGCACGGAACACATGCTCGCTCTTAAGCGCATTTTGTGCCATGTTCAGGGCACCTTACATTTTGGACTACATTTATCCCCATCTTACATTACAAAGATTATCTCCTACACTGACGCTGATTGGGGTGGATGTCCTAACACAGACGTTCTAACATCTGGGTACTGTGTTTTTCTAGGTGACAACCTTATTTCTTGGTCTTCCAAAAG ATGGTTGACCAAATGTTACATATTGATGTATATAGATTCTATTCAAATCAATGAGAAGGACACAATTTCCATTATCTTACAGGCTCGACTGAGACCAAATGGATACTACGTTTCAGATGCCTCCAGATTAGTAACCGAAAGAATT GATTCATTGGTTAACTCAGCCCGTGAAG TATTGTCTAACTAG